Proteins encoded in a region of the Diadema setosum chromosome 20 unlocalized genomic scaffold, eeDiaSeto1 Scaffold_20_unloc_1, whole genome shotgun sequence genome:
- the LOC140245679 gene encoding uncharacterized protein has translation MAAYDVAIEDYLECPVCMETFNDAKYLKCLHTFCTKCVENLARGGSEITCPVCRQVTVIDRKSGTSTLKSNILVNRMVEALQNKNVTTSNDFTKGKDPVCKKHRPIRKNYFCKKCQEFICSECVMEDHKKHPSKVSSVKKIVSANTQTMKQILSDSITKQRQHTEIIRDLPKKYPTGHPHVKMSLNEGKIKFDQLFISLEILMHKFDRQIQEVMEVEKKKADEFSKSCKRGWDLLAQGNEEEIITNFQQWSEEMKANDLRFSTISSMDMMEGESRTIEDTARSCLIHLRKLESVLSELQAREVFASRAHDDAAGEWSQETGLSPLERHRLNSSPSPSALKS, from the exons ATGGCGGCTTACGATGTCGCGATAGAAGATTATCTTGAATGTCCCGTATGCATGGAAACTTTCAACGACGCCAAGTACCTGAAATGTCTCCACACCTTCTGCACAAAGTGCGTAGAAAATCTTGCCCGCGGTGGAAGTGAAATTACATGTCCCGTGTGTCGCCAAGTGACGGTTATCGACAGAAAGTCGGGGACATCAACTCTGAAGTCAAATATTCTGGTTAACAGGATGGTCGAGGCATTGCAAAATAAGAATGTCACCACTAGTAACGACTTTACAAAAGGGAAAGATCCAGTCTGCAAGAAGCATCGACCAATCCGCAAGAATTATTTCTGCAAAAAATGCCAGGAATTCATCTGCAGCGAATGTGTTATGGAAGATCATAAAAAGCATCCGAGTAAAGTTAGCAGTGTGAAGAAAATTGTCTCGGCGAACACCCAGACGATGAAACAGATTCTTAGCGACAGTATCACCAAGCAGAGACAACATACAGAAATCATCCGTGATCTGCCAAAGAAATATCCTACGGGACACCCGCATGTGAAAATGTCTCTCAACGAAGGTAAGATCAAATTCGACCAGTTATTCATTTCACTTGAGATCCTGATGCACAAATTCGACCGTCAAATACAGGAGGTGATGGAAGTCGAGAAAAAGAAGGCGGATGAGTTTTCTAAGTCCTGCAAGCGAGGATGGGACTTGTTAGCCCAAGGCAATGAAGAGGAAATCATTACAAACTTCCAGCAGTGGTCAGAAGAGATGAAGGCTAATGACCTACGATTTTCTACGATTTCAAGTATGGACATGATGGAGGGAGAGTCTAGAACTATAGAAGACACAGCTCGCTCTTGCCTTATTCATCTTAGAAAACTTGAATCAGTGCTGTCAG AACTGCAAGCAAGAGAGGTCTTTGCGTCGAGGGCACACGACGATGCCGCTGGAGAATGGTCGCAGGAGACAGGTCTATCGCCCCTCGAGAGACACCGGCTAAATAGTTCACCGTCAC CAAGtgcactcaaaagttga
- the LOC140245680 gene encoding tripartite motif-containing protein 2-like, whose translation MAQQLECPICMDIFEDARCLSCSHTFCAGCIDSLADGGSTVRCPECRQETMIDVTGGAAALNPNSIVNRMAKTLKNKNSSVNDSVCDKHQPNLKKYFCLNCEELICSECTMENHQAHSNQVILAKTVVFQIIETMRQMFENCETALKFRQKIMKTLDRECQKGIAIFDLSTQNSLEKINDLFASLKFRKSNLNDQMQKVVNAQREQVAHYKDMTQLGKELLSNGTDEDIIVTFHQWFNTIAMIESSTDSQIALSDLCEVKGISNIAQKCLTHLQQLKSILEASYPIPDKNRTYPVLLIFLHHVHRECISEL comes from the exons ATGGCGCAGCAGCTCGAGTGCCCTATCTGCATGGACATCTTTGAAGACGCTCGGTGTCTGTCGTGTTCGCACACATTTTGCGCAGGTTGTATCGACAGCTTAGCCGACGGTGGAAGCACGGTAAGGTGCCCCGAATGCCGCCAGGAAACGATGATAGACGTGACCGGTGGAGCGGCGGCGTTGAATCCGAACAGCATCGTTAACAGGATGGcaaaaacactgaaaaataagaattcCAGTGTAAATGACTCTGTGTGCGACAAGCATCAACCTAACCTGAAAAAGTATTTCTGTCTAAATTGCGAGGAGCTCATATGCAGCGAATGCACCATGGAAAATCATCAAGCACACTCCAACCAAGTTATTCTCGCAAAAACAGTTGTCTTCCAGATAATCGAAACAATGCGGCAAATGTTCGAAAACTGTGAGACAGCACTTAAATTcagacaaaaaataatgaagacaTTAGATAGGGAGTGTCAAAAAGGTATCGCTATCTTCGATCTATCAACACAAAACTCTCTTGAAAAAATCAACGATCTTTTTGCATCGCTGAAGTTTCGTAAAAGTAATTTAAACGACCAAATGCAGAAAGTAGTCAATGCTCAGAGAGAACAGGTTGCACATTACAAGGACATGACTCAACTTGGAAAGGAGTTGCTTAGCAACGGGACGGATGAGGACATCATCGTCACTTTTCACCAGTGGTTCAACACGATTGCGATGATTGAATCTTCCACAGACTCCCAAATCGCGCTCAGCGATCTTTGCGAGGTCAAAGGAATATCTAACATCGCACAAAAATGTTTGACCCACCTTCAGCAACTTAAATCAATATTGGAAG CTTCCTACCCCATCCCCGACAAGAACCGCACGTACCCAGTACTCCTGATTTTCCTACACCATGTACACAGAGAGTGTATTagtgagctttag